The proteins below are encoded in one region of Chloroflexota bacterium:
- a CDS encoding phosphoglucomutase/phosphomannomutase family protein: MTTIAEAPRPTTIVFGTDGWRARVADEFTFESVRRCADGVAAYVVGRGEQAKGVVIAYDRRFASEHFAAAAAEVVLAHDIPVSIAAHAVPTQMTSYEVVERGAAAGIMITASHNPWTDNGFKVKAPTGSAAGPEIIAVLEGRIAANGGTAIARRPLADAEAAGLVERFDPYDGYERYVRRTVDIDALKAADAHILVEPMWGAGAGWISRILGGGRIRITEIHQERNPYFGGVNPEPIRPNVDEALGMLAAGGYDLGLFLDGDADRAGAADERGTFIHQLQVTGLLMYYLAEHRGLRQPVVVSVNNTSMAGRLGVHYGIPVHETSVGFKFIGPKMIATGAMMGAEESGGFGFGMHLPERDGIYADLLLLDLFLRERAAGRWPVSRAIEHFHELAGPSFYRRIDVHVEQAAYAAVKQRLVEVLGDTPPTELAGRPVVRSQALETKDGSKFFLADGSWLLVRTSGTEPLVRVYTEATSAGVRDALVEAGERLVRGS; this comes from the coding sequence ATGACGACGATCGCCGAGGCTCCCCGCCCCACGACGATCGTCTTCGGCACGGATGGCTGGCGGGCCCGCGTGGCGGATGAGTTCACGTTCGAGAGCGTGCGTCGCTGCGCGGACGGCGTCGCGGCCTATGTCGTCGGTCGGGGTGAGCAGGCCAAGGGCGTCGTCATCGCCTATGACCGCCGCTTCGCCTCCGAGCATTTCGCCGCCGCCGCCGCGGAGGTCGTCCTCGCCCACGACATCCCGGTATCGATCGCCGCCCACGCGGTGCCGACCCAGATGACGTCGTACGAGGTCGTGGAGCGCGGCGCGGCCGCCGGCATCATGATCACCGCGAGCCACAACCCGTGGACGGACAACGGGTTCAAGGTCAAGGCGCCGACGGGATCGGCCGCCGGCCCCGAGATCATCGCCGTCCTCGAGGGTCGGATCGCGGCGAACGGCGGGACGGCGATCGCCCGTCGCCCGCTCGCGGACGCCGAGGCCGCCGGACTCGTCGAGCGCTTCGATCCGTACGACGGGTACGAGCGATACGTCCGGCGGACCGTGGACATCGATGCCCTCAAGGCCGCGGATGCGCACATCCTCGTCGAGCCCATGTGGGGCGCCGGAGCGGGATGGATCAGCCGGATCCTCGGCGGGGGCCGGATCCGGATCACGGAGATCCACCAGGAGCGGAACCCGTACTTCGGCGGGGTGAACCCTGAGCCGATCCGACCGAACGTCGACGAGGCGCTCGGGATGCTCGCCGCCGGCGGCTACGACCTGGGTCTCTTCCTCGACGGCGACGCCGATCGCGCCGGAGCGGCGGACGAGCGCGGCACGTTCATCCACCAGCTCCAGGTCACGGGCCTGCTCATGTACTACCTCGCCGAGCACCGCGGGCTCCGACAGCCGGTGGTCGTGAGCGTCAACAACACATCGATGGCCGGGCGCCTCGGCGTCCACTACGGGATCCCGGTCCACGAGACCTCCGTCGGGTTCAAGTTCATCGGACCGAAGATGATCGCGACCGGGGCGATGATGGGGGCCGAGGAGTCGGGCGGGTTCGGATTCGGGATGCACCTGCCGGAGCGCGACGGGATCTACGCGGACCTCCTCCTCCTCGACCTCTTCCTGCGCGAGCGAGCGGCCGGCCGGTGGCCGGTCTCGCGGGCCATCGAGCACTTCCATGAGCTCGCCGGGCCGTCGTTCTATCGGCGGATCGACGTCCACGTCGAGCAGGCGGCCTACGCCGCCGTCAAGCAACGGCTGGTCGAGGTCCTCGGCGACACGCCGCCGACCGAGCTCGCCGGGCGGCCGGTGGTCCGGAGCCAGGCGCTTGAGACGAAGGACGGCTCCAAGTTCTTCCTCGCCGACGGTTCATGGCTGCTCGTTCGCACGAGCGGGACCGAGCCGCTCGTCCGGGTCTACACGGAGGCGACGTCCGCCGGGGTCCGCGACGCGCTGGTCGAGGCCGGGGAGCGACTGGTCCGCGGCTCGTGA